In Legionella spiritensis, the following proteins share a genomic window:
- a CDS encoding efflux transporter outer membrane subunit, producing MLKNLIVLSCLLLSACMVGPNYKDPKFSVADHWQQASLHKNAPVREGPLKTANWWNVFYDPTLTSLINQGYHNNLTLQIAGVRVLQTRAQLAEVVGDLYPQQQAALGNYTYNRIGGSSLQGILPPNFYTASLGFSASWEIDFWGKYRRAIQSNDANFLASIAAYDNALVSLTADIAKTYINIRTTQELIKVTKTNISLQTMSLRIADSRFRAGQTSKLDVQQAQTELAQTQASLPSLVSSLQRQKDALGVLLGITPNKVDSLLTKNYGIPKAPRRIEVGIPKETLAQRPDIHQARLEAIAQSAAIGATKANLYPAFSLAGTFTFASNTIGSSSIKDIFNWTNRNITAGPSFSWPILNYGQITNAVRVQDAAFQQALLQYMNLVLQAQQEVQDSITQYVEAKKTVYSLTVADNSAIQSTRLALIRYKEGESIYTTVLDAERQQLQIQRSLTNAKGDVSQALVALYRALGGGWQIRRGHDIVPGHIKEEMAARTNWGTLLKQQNHQPPATNSQRIKQLYLPNW from the coding sequence ATGTTAAAAAACCTGATTGTCTTATCCTGCCTGCTGCTTAGTGCCTGTATGGTAGGTCCGAATTACAAGGATCCCAAATTTTCCGTTGCTGATCATTGGCAGCAAGCCTCGCTTCACAAAAACGCCCCCGTACGTGAAGGCCCGCTTAAAACCGCGAACTGGTGGAACGTATTTTACGACCCCACCCTGACCTCCTTGATTAATCAGGGTTACCACAACAATCTGACCCTGCAAATTGCCGGTGTTCGTGTGTTGCAAACTCGCGCGCAACTAGCCGAGGTAGTGGGCGATCTTTATCCGCAACAGCAGGCCGCACTCGGGAATTACACCTATAACCGTATTGGTGGAAGCTCGCTGCAAGGTATTCTACCGCCAAATTTTTATACGGCTTCACTGGGATTCTCAGCCAGTTGGGAGATTGATTTCTGGGGGAAATACCGCAGAGCGATTCAATCAAACGACGCCAATTTCCTGGCATCCATCGCGGCTTATGATAACGCGCTGGTTTCACTCACCGCCGATATTGCCAAAACCTATATTAACATCCGTACCACCCAGGAACTGATTAAGGTCACCAAAACGAATATCAGCCTGCAAACCATGAGCCTCAGGATTGCCGACTCCCGTTTCAGGGCGGGTCAGACAAGCAAGCTTGACGTTCAACAGGCCCAGACTGAACTGGCTCAGACGCAAGCCTCACTCCCCTCGCTTGTCAGCAGCCTGCAGCGTCAAAAAGACGCTTTGGGTGTGTTACTGGGCATTACACCGAATAAAGTCGATAGCCTGCTGACCAAAAATTACGGTATCCCCAAAGCGCCACGCCGGATAGAGGTGGGTATTCCAAAGGAAACCCTGGCGCAACGCCCGGATATTCATCAGGCACGTCTCGAAGCCATAGCACAATCTGCGGCGATAGGAGCGACAAAAGCGAATCTTTATCCCGCCTTTTCCCTCGCGGGTACGTTTACCTTTGCCTCTAATACTATTGGCAGCTCATCCATCAAGGATATTTTTAACTGGACAAATCGCAACATCACGGCAGGACCATCTTTTAGCTGGCCAATATTGAATTACGGACAGATCACCAATGCCGTACGCGTTCAGGACGCGGCGTTTCAACAGGCGCTTCTGCAATATATGAATCTGGTCTTGCAAGCCCAGCAAGAGGTACAAGACAGCATTACGCAATATGTGGAGGCTAAAAAAACCGTATATTCGCTGACAGTAGCCGATAATTCAGCAATACAATCCACCAGGCTGGCTTTGATACGTTATAAGGAAGGCGAATCCATTTACACCACCGTTCTGGATGCGGAACGGCAACAACTGCAAATACAACGATCATTAACGAATGCCAAAGGGGATGTTTCACAAGCGTTAGTGGCACTTTACCGTGCATTAGGAGGCGGCTGGCAAATACGCAGGGGCCATGACATCGTGCCCGGGCATATCAAGGAAGAGATGGCTGCGCGTACCAACTGGGGTACTTTGCTGAAGCAGCAAAATCATCAACCGCCAGCCACTAACAGTCAACGAATAAAACAGCTTTATCTGCCGAACTGGTGA
- a CDS encoding MFS transporter, with amino-acid sequence MYNKRMVSLTLMTSSSSIRLPLAGINFFLADVRDGLGPFLAIYLIASQGWDSGKIGVIMTIAGVTTLLLQTPAGVIIDNTRFKRGIFIICSLAIAVAVLAIQYYPGFYVVAISKGMIGAAAAFFPPAIAALTLGTVGPEYYAGQVGRNEAFNHAGNIFAALMAALLGYYLGLESLFWFTAIMAMAAVASALSLNKNLIDHRQARGLLTDSNEETPRALTVLLENKTLLLFGIAILLFHLANAAMLILIGEEIAVGKQSQSPVLFVSGSIISAQFIMFFMAILVSKKVDKWGRKPLFLLGFIALPIRGLLFTLSSDPYYLLAVQLLDGIGAGLFGALFPIVIADLTRGTGYYNTALGALGTLQAIGAAGSTLVSGIIADLYGFVAAFYVLAGIALAALFLFYFAIPETRPKNLLPFTDSHGYETR; translated from the coding sequence TTGTACAACAAACGCATGGTTTCCCTGACACTTATGACTTCTTCCTCCTCAATACGGTTACCCTTGGCCGGCATTAATTTTTTTCTGGCGGATGTGCGCGATGGCCTCGGACCTTTCCTGGCCATTTATCTGATCGCAAGTCAAGGTTGGGACAGCGGAAAAATCGGTGTGATTATGACCATAGCCGGAGTGACAACCTTGCTGTTGCAAACCCCGGCAGGGGTTATTATTGACAATACCCGCTTTAAACGCGGTATTTTTATTATCTGCAGCCTGGCGATCGCTGTAGCCGTTCTGGCCATACAATATTATCCCGGGTTTTATGTCGTAGCCATTAGCAAGGGCATGATTGGAGCCGCCGCGGCTTTTTTCCCGCCGGCTATTGCGGCACTTACTCTAGGTACCGTCGGCCCGGAATATTATGCCGGACAGGTCGGCCGTAACGAAGCGTTTAACCATGCCGGCAATATTTTTGCGGCTCTTATGGCCGCTCTTTTGGGATATTATCTGGGTCTTGAATCGTTGTTCTGGTTCACGGCCATCATGGCCATGGCCGCCGTAGCCAGCGCACTATCATTAAATAAAAATCTCATTGACCACCGCCAGGCGCGTGGATTGCTGACAGACAGCAATGAGGAAACCCCAAGGGCGCTGACCGTATTACTGGAAAATAAAACGTTGCTGCTTTTTGGAATAGCCATCCTGTTATTCCATCTGGCCAACGCCGCCATGCTTATTCTTATCGGTGAGGAAATAGCCGTAGGAAAACAGAGTCAATCGCCGGTTTTGTTCGTATCCGGCAGCATTATCAGTGCTCAGTTCATTATGTTTTTTATGGCTATTCTCGTCAGCAAAAAAGTGGACAAGTGGGGAAGAAAACCGCTTTTTCTCCTGGGTTTTATTGCCTTGCCGATACGGGGTCTTTTATTCACGCTATCCAGTGATCCCTATTATTTACTGGCGGTTCAACTGCTTGATGGAATAGGTGCGGGTCTTTTCGGCGCGCTCTTTCCAATTGTCATCGCCGATCTGACTCGTGGAACAGGTTACTACAACACGGCGCTGGGCGCACTTGGCACCTTGCAGGCTATTGGTGCCGCAGGCAGTACGCTGGTCAGCGGGATTATCGCCGATTTATACGGCTTTGTAGCGGCTTTTTACGTTCTGGCCGGCATCGCATTAGCCGCCCTGTTTTTATTTTACTTTGCGATACCTGAAACACGGCCGAAAAATTTATTGCCATTTACCGATAGCCATGGTTACGAAACCCGATGA
- a CDS encoding efflux RND transporter permease subunit: MISKFFIERPVLANVIALLLVLLGLIFVAILPVAQYPAIVPPTIQVTTNYPGADAKTLIKTVALPIEQQVNGVENMLYMQSTSTNSGNYNLIVTFAIGTDLNFAQVLVQNRVQAAMAQLPESVQQQGVVVQQKSTAILQFITLTSENGEYDGLFLNNYATINMQDELARLPGIGNVVIFGSGNYAMRVWLDPQKMRTYSLTPRDVLNAVSNQNKQVSAGQIASPPVAGQQPYQFTVNVPGQLANPDEFADIIIKSQAAQPNQSANASTSAQIVRIRDVGRVELGSSSYSQLAKLNNKPTAAIGIYQLPGANALEVAQEVRNTVAKMAKKFPPGLQYSIPFDTTIFVKASVEEVYKTLFEAGILVLLVIVVFLQNFRATLVPATTVPVTIIGSFIAMYMLGYTINLLTLFALVLAIGIVVDDAIVIVEGVSHHIEKGMSPKESSIKTMQELFGPILGITLVLMAVFVPAGFMPGLTGAMYAQFALVIAATAFISAINAMTLKPTQCALWLKPIDPDKPKNVFFRTFDNIYNPMEARYVRFINRLVKRSGHTCFIGVVLVALAIYGLSRIPTGFIPLEDQGYLVMNVVLPDGSSLQRTEAVLDELSTKVAKIGGIDNVIAIDGVSLLDNNANLANAGILYVMFKDWSERGKSEDLLALYTKLNKIASETLSAKVMVVVPPPIQGLGLSGGFQMQVELQDGTFDYQKLQNATDQLIKQSVQWPALQKLMTSFRAAVPQVLAPINRTKAESLGVAVGDAFDTLQTYLGSSYVNLFTKFGQVFQVYVQADASARMTDEDIRNYYVKNQSGEMVPLGTLTDIKPDTGPAIISLYNLYPSSSINGMSGTGYSSGQSIQAMEQLASKVLPAGISYEWTSTAYQEKIAGNMSYYIFILSLVLVYMILAGQYENWVTPASILLSVPLALIGTVSVLSILGLSNNMYTQIGILLLIALAAKNAILIVEVAREQRLYNNKSILEAAVMGAQTRFRPILMTSFAFIMGVMPLVFASGAGANGRRSIGIAVASGMLASTCLAVVFVPAFYVLLQQWQERRHEKKRKNDKK, translated from the coding sequence ATGATTTCCAAATTTTTCATTGAACGACCCGTACTGGCGAATGTCATAGCGCTGTTGCTTGTTTTGCTCGGCCTGATTTTCGTTGCGATTTTACCGGTCGCTCAATATCCGGCCATTGTGCCTCCTACCATTCAGGTTACCACCAATTATCCGGGTGCGGACGCAAAAACATTAATCAAAACCGTCGCCCTTCCCATTGAACAACAGGTCAATGGCGTGGAGAACATGCTGTACATGCAATCAACCAGCACAAACAGCGGTAATTATAATCTGATCGTTACCTTTGCAATCGGGACGGATCTCAATTTCGCGCAGGTGCTGGTACAAAACCGTGTGCAGGCGGCGATGGCGCAATTGCCGGAATCGGTTCAACAACAAGGTGTGGTCGTGCAGCAAAAATCCACCGCTATCCTGCAATTTATTACCCTGACTTCGGAAAACGGTGAATACGACGGTCTGTTTCTGAATAATTACGCGACTATCAACATGCAAGATGAACTGGCACGCCTGCCCGGTATCGGAAATGTGGTGATCTTCGGCTCGGGCAACTACGCCATGCGCGTATGGCTTGATCCTCAAAAAATGAGAACCTATTCGTTAACGCCTCGTGACGTCCTTAACGCGGTCAGCAATCAAAACAAGCAGGTTTCCGCGGGACAGATTGCCTCCCCGCCCGTGGCGGGACAGCAGCCCTATCAATTTACCGTTAATGTGCCCGGTCAGCTTGCCAATCCCGATGAATTTGCCGATATCATCATCAAATCACAGGCGGCACAACCCAATCAAAGCGCCAACGCCAGCACCAGTGCGCAAATCGTACGTATTCGCGACGTTGGACGTGTTGAACTGGGCTCATCCAGCTATAGTCAATTGGCCAAACTCAATAACAAACCAACCGCGGCTATCGGGATTTATCAGCTCCCGGGCGCAAACGCCCTGGAAGTCGCCCAGGAAGTACGTAATACCGTAGCTAAAATGGCTAAAAAATTCCCTCCGGGCTTACAATATTCTATTCCCTTCGATACAACCATCTTCGTCAAGGCATCCGTTGAAGAGGTTTATAAAACCCTGTTTGAAGCAGGCATTCTGGTGTTGCTGGTTATCGTCGTGTTTCTGCAGAATTTTCGTGCGACGCTGGTGCCTGCCACCACCGTACCCGTCACAATTATCGGATCATTCATCGCGATGTACATGCTTGGCTACACCATTAACCTGCTCACCCTGTTCGCACTGGTACTGGCCATTGGAATTGTTGTGGATGACGCTATCGTCATTGTGGAAGGGGTGTCGCATCATATTGAAAAGGGAATGTCGCCGAAAGAATCGTCCATTAAAACCATGCAGGAACTATTCGGACCCATTCTAGGCATCACGCTAGTATTGATGGCCGTTTTTGTCCCGGCAGGATTCATGCCTGGATTGACGGGAGCCATGTATGCGCAATTTGCTCTGGTCATTGCGGCAACCGCCTTTATCAGTGCCATAAACGCCATGACGCTGAAACCGACCCAATGTGCCTTATGGCTAAAACCAATTGATCCTGACAAACCGAAGAACGTGTTTTTCCGGACTTTTGATAACATCTACAATCCCATGGAAGCACGATACGTTCGTTTCATTAATCGACTGGTCAAACGCAGCGGCCACACGTGTTTTATTGGAGTGGTTCTGGTCGCTCTGGCTATTTACGGATTAAGCAGAATACCAACCGGCTTTATTCCCCTTGAAGATCAGGGTTATTTAGTTATGAATGTGGTGCTTCCGGATGGATCTTCCTTGCAACGTACGGAAGCCGTTTTGGATGAACTCAGTACCAAGGTGGCTAAAATTGGCGGTATTGATAATGTCATCGCAATCGATGGGGTTTCATTGCTGGACAATAACGCCAATCTGGCCAATGCCGGGATCTTGTATGTTATGTTCAAGGATTGGAGCGAGCGAGGCAAAAGCGAGGATTTGCTGGCGCTTTACACCAAGCTCAACAAGATAGCCTCCGAAACCCTGAGCGCGAAAGTCATGGTCGTGGTTCCTCCGCCCATCCAGGGGCTGGGGTTATCCGGCGGCTTCCAAATGCAAGTGGAGCTTCAGGACGGTACTTTTGATTATCAAAAACTGCAAAACGCCACCGATCAACTCATCAAGCAATCCGTACAATGGCCCGCGCTGCAAAAACTCATGACTTCGTTTCGAGCGGCAGTACCACAGGTTTTAGCGCCTATCAACCGCACCAAGGCAGAATCGCTCGGTGTCGCGGTTGGAGATGCGTTTGATACCTTACAGACTTACCTTGGCTCTTCCTACGTCAATCTTTTTACCAAATTCGGACAAGTATTTCAGGTCTATGTGCAAGCAGACGCGTCTGCCCGTATGACCGATGAGGATATACGTAATTATTATGTTAAAAATCAATCCGGCGAAATGGTGCCGCTCGGAACCCTCACCGATATCAAACCAGACACAGGGCCTGCAATCATTTCCCTTTATAATCTGTATCCTTCCAGTAGTATCAACGGCATGTCCGGGACAGGATACAGTTCCGGCCAGTCCATTCAAGCCATGGAACAACTGGCCAGCAAAGTGCTTCCTGCCGGTATATCCTACGAGTGGACAAGCACCGCTTACCAGGAAAAAATAGCCGGAAATATGAGCTACTATATTTTCATTTTATCTCTGGTATTGGTATACATGATACTGGCCGGCCAGTATGAAAACTGGGTTACCCCGGCATCCATTCTGCTTAGTGTGCCGCTGGCATTAATCGGTACAGTATCAGTCTTATCCATTCTGGGACTTTCTAACAATATGTATACACAAATCGGTATTTTGCTGTTGATCGCCCTTGCAGCCAAAAACGCGATTCTTATTGTAGAGGTGGCGCGTGAACAAAGGCTATATAACAACAAATCCATTCTGGAAGCTGCCGTCATGGGCGCCCAAACCCGCTTTCGCCCTATTTTAATGACGTCATTTGCGTTTATTATGGGCGTCATGCCCCTGGTATTTGCCTCCGGTGCGGGCGCCAACGGCAGACGCTCCATCGGTATTGCGGTAGCCAGCGGTATGCTCGCCTCTACCTGTCTTGCGGTGGTCTTCGTGCCGGCGTTTTACGTGCTTTTACAACAATGGCAGGAAAGACGGCATGAGAAAAAAAGAAAAAACGATAAAAAATAG
- a CDS encoding class II glutamine amidotransferase, with protein sequence MCRVLSYLGQPILTDELLYQPDNSLITQSYNPKLMPHMMLNLAGFGMAAWGRIFYSSRSPFIYRTPTLPFYDDNLKIIASQIRANCLIAHIRGVPYSETNIVSKQNVHPFLYHGTDVVFAHNGGLAGFEDIRFELIKYMQTRFKNQIKGTTDSEWMYAVFLSQLPNKEVIEIKDVFEAVLILIDILQQIRKKNGIKISSPLNFFISNGRFLAATRFVLDYGHYPDTEYLSPHMVYHSLWYTYGERYGLIEDDYKMKMGKRRKSIIIASEPLTEDTTTWIEVPEYTFIGAHLEQGDIQISSSDIPV encoded by the coding sequence ATGTGTAGAGTGTTATCTTACCTGGGCCAGCCTATTTTAACGGATGAGTTATTGTACCAACCGGATAACTCATTGATTACCCAAAGTTACAATCCAAAATTGATGCCTCATATGATGCTTAATCTGGCCGGTTTTGGCATGGCTGCCTGGGGCCGAATTTTTTACTCTTCAAGATCTCCGTTTATCTATCGTACTCCAACGCTTCCATTTTATGACGACAACCTGAAAATAATCGCCTCGCAAATCAGGGCAAATTGCTTGATTGCTCATATCAGAGGTGTACCGTATAGCGAAACCAATATTGTTTCCAAACAAAACGTACATCCTTTTTTATACCATGGCACTGATGTGGTGTTTGCCCATAATGGCGGTTTGGCCGGCTTTGAGGATATTCGTTTTGAATTGATTAAATACATGCAGACAAGGTTTAAAAACCAGATAAAAGGAACAACGGATAGCGAGTGGATGTATGCGGTCTTTCTTTCGCAACTTCCGAATAAAGAAGTTATTGAAATAAAAGATGTTTTTGAAGCTGTTCTCATTTTGATTGATATTTTACAACAGATCCGCAAAAAAAACGGTATCAAGATTTCATCGCCCCTTAATTTTTTTATTTCAAATGGCCGTTTTCTCGCCGCTACCCGGTTTGTACTGGATTATGGCCATTATCCTGATACGGAATATTTATCGCCACATATGGTATACCATTCGTTATGGTATACCTACGGGGAACGTTATGGGTTGATTGAAGATGATTATAAAATGAAAATGGGTAAGAGAAGAAAAAGCATTATTATAGCTTCCGAACCGTTGACTGAAGACACAACAACCTGGATTGAAGTGCCTGAGTACACCTTTATTGGTGCCCATCTGGAGCAGGGAGATATTCAAATCAGTTCATCTGATATTCCTGTTTGA
- a CDS encoding GNAT family N-acetyltransferase, which translates to MDLNIKHDKKNQRFYVAKDNRESELKYKKTDEKTLDYFTTFVPEEHRGQGVAGQITDYALQYARKNNYKITPTCPFVKNYIDDHPEYQGLVESQSGKKENRSSLKKYWPLFSLILVSLLAAFALNWQAEGGMNIWMHYFMGVFLVLFSTLKLFHPVDFADGFEMYDIIAKRSRIYAYCYPLIELFLGLAFLSFFLPILIYIVTIVILTIGSVGVIQALQKGLDINCPCMGTVLDVPLSTVTLAEDIGMALMAFILLIMSIV; encoded by the coding sequence ATGGACTTGAATATAAAACATGATAAAAAAAATCAGCGATTTTATGTTGCGAAAGATAACAGGGAAAGTGAACTGAAATATAAAAAAACCGATGAAAAAACCCTGGATTATTTTACTACTTTTGTGCCGGAAGAACACCGTGGGCAAGGTGTTGCCGGTCAAATCACCGATTACGCACTGCAATACGCCAGGAAAAATAATTATAAAATCACACCAACCTGCCCTTTTGTAAAAAATTATATTGACGATCATCCCGAGTATCAGGGCCTGGTGGAAAGCCAATCCGGAAAAAAAGAAAACCGCTCTTCTTTAAAAAAATACTGGCCATTATTTTCCCTGATTCTTGTCTCACTCCTGGCGGCGTTCGCGCTGAACTGGCAGGCAGAGGGTGGAATGAACATATGGATGCATTATTTCATGGGTGTTTTTCTTGTCCTATTCAGTACCCTGAAACTATTTCATCCTGTCGATTTTGCAGACGGTTTCGAGATGTACGATATCATTGCAAAACGATCGCGTATTTATGCCTATTGTTACCCATTAATTGAGTTATTTCTGGGACTCGCTTTTCTATCTTTCTTTTTACCGATACTTATTTACATTGTCACGATTGTTATTTTAACTATTGGCTCTGTTGGAGTCATTCAGGCGCTACAAAAGGGACTTGATATAAATTGCCCTTGCATGGGCACGGTTTTAGACGTTCCTCTATCTACGGTAACACTGGCCGAAGACATTGGCATGGCTTTAATGGCGTTTATTCTCTTGATTATGAGTATCGTTTAA
- a CDS encoding GFA family protein, whose product MRKKEKTIKNSETIMKLTGSCHCQSVRFECLSHTPYPYMRCYCSICRKTAGGGGYAINIMGDARTLKVHGEEYITVYRARLSPEDPEPGTGQRHFCKVCGSCLWVFDPEWPQLIHPFASAIDTPLPIPPEQVHIMTDYAAPWCEIPKGEHHSHHTHYPPLSIEEWHKKLGLWI is encoded by the coding sequence ATGAGAAAAAAAGAAAAAACGATAAAAAATAGCGAAACCATTATGAAATTAACCGGATCATGTCATTGTCAGTCAGTCCGGTTTGAATGCCTAAGCCACACACCCTATCCCTATATGCGTTGCTATTGTTCCATATGTCGTAAAACCGCGGGAGGCGGCGGATACGCCATTAATATCATGGGGGATGCCAGGACATTAAAAGTGCATGGTGAAGAATACATCACCGTCTACAGAGCGCGTCTGTCCCCAGAAGATCCCGAGCCAGGTACGGGACAACGCCATTTCTGCAAGGTTTGCGGCAGTTGTTTATGGGTCTTTGATCCTGAATGGCCACAACTTATCCACCCATTTGCGTCCGCTATAGACACACCATTACCGATACCGCCTGAACAAGTTCATATTATGACCGATTATGCGGCGCCATGGTGTGAAATCCCCAAGGGCGAGCACCATAGTCATCATACCCACTACCCCCCATTGTCCATTGAAGAGTGGCATAAAAAACTGGGATTATGGATATAA
- a CDS encoding SLC13 family permease, which translates to MNALGYPPLPIVILLFVFAGISIRKIGRLQLPIWLIMTLAALAVLVTRQITVPEAIRSINADVILYLLGVFIIGQAFEESNYLEHLLLTILQTFTGIKWLLGLLIFFSAIISMLLMNDTAAIIATPALILLHQRFRLPLIPLLLTLAYTITVSSIASPIGNPQNLLIAMKLDNPFVLFPQHLLIPTLLGLVILYFYIWFCFRRQFQQPVQEDIHNLDVDVDSRLARLAKLSMTIMLLLIGYDILNALLAFAVAIPFSAIALISASPIVLLSPRRFTLIRHIDWHTIVFFIALFIFMESVWLSGYFQAIVEQSHIQVTSKSTIVWLSLLLSQLISNVPLVALYLPLLAQTTTQHYLLLAMASTIAGNLLILGAASNIIIIQNAEKRGVKAFGFWQFLIYGIPVTLLQIMVYFLFLTSW; encoded by the coding sequence ATGAATGCCTTAGGATACCCGCCACTGCCCATTGTGATATTGCTCTTTGTCTTCGCAGGAATCAGTATTCGCAAAATCGGCCGCCTGCAATTGCCTATCTGGCTCATCATGACCCTGGCCGCCCTTGCGGTTTTAGTTACCCGACAAATTACTGTTCCCGAAGCTATACGTTCGATTAACGCCGATGTGATATTGTATTTACTTGGTGTTTTCATCATCGGCCAGGCGTTCGAGGAGAGCAATTATCTGGAGCACCTGTTACTTACGATTTTACAAACGTTCACCGGAATAAAATGGCTTCTGGGTCTATTGATATTTTTTTCCGCGATCATATCGATGTTGCTGATGAATGATACAGCGGCCATCATCGCGACACCGGCTTTAATCTTATTGCACCAACGGTTTCGCTTGCCTTTAATCCCGTTGTTACTCACACTGGCTTATACCATCACGGTAAGCAGCATCGCCAGTCCTATCGGCAATCCGCAAAATCTGCTCATCGCCATGAAACTTGATAATCCTTTCGTCCTTTTCCCGCAACATTTGTTAATACCTACACTGCTTGGCCTTGTTATTTTATATTTCTATATCTGGTTTTGCTTTCGCCGGCAATTTCAGCAGCCTGTGCAAGAGGATATCCATAATCTGGACGTCGACGTGGATAGCCGATTGGCACGCCTGGCCAAACTATCTATGACAATTATGTTGCTTCTTATCGGGTATGATATTTTGAACGCCCTGCTGGCGTTTGCAGTAGCTATTCCTTTCAGTGCCATAGCCCTGATTTCCGCCTCCCCCATTGTTTTGCTCAGCCCCAGACGTTTTACGTTAATTCGCCATATTGACTGGCACACCATCGTGTTTTTTATCGCGCTGTTTATTTTCATGGAAAGCGTCTGGCTGTCGGGCTACTTCCAGGCTATTGTGGAACAAAGCCACATCCAGGTCACCTCGAAATCGACAATAGTGTGGCTAAGTCTGTTACTAAGCCAGCTTATTTCAAACGTTCCCCTGGTCGCATTGTATTTGCCCTTGCTTGCTCAAACAACGACACAACACTATTTATTACTGGCCATGGCCAGTACCATTGCCGGTAACCTGTTAATACTTGGCGCCGCCAGCAATATCATTATTATTCAGAACGCTGAAAAAAGAGGCGTGAAAGCGTTTGGTTTCTGGCAGTTTCTGATATACGGTATCCCCGTAACATTACTACAAATAATGGTTTATTTCCTGTTTTTAACCAGTTGGTAA
- a CDS encoding efflux RND transporter periplasmic adaptor subunit codes for MNIDEKKIKLAKTTGMVIIICLLVYIAFFKKSATTPAIQPPSVVVMKPKRMEMVEYITQTGNTVAYNSVNLVARVEGYLNEVNFTDGTFVKKGQSLFVIEPQPYLDSLKGAEATVAAQKASLAYSKAEYARQKQMYKENATSLNSVEKWLAQTEQASAEVDKAKANENSSKINYSYTHIEAPFDGRIGRHLVDPGNLVGHGEATNLATIEQIKPIYVYFNINELDLLKIRKAARTEGLKPKDIKKIPVQVAMQNDSGFPYEGRLDFVNTGLNASTGTIEFRALLPNSDYVLLPGQFVRVRIAISQPSPQLTVPDTAIQYDQIGPYLLLVDKNNSVVLQRVTTGAVEQGMRAIVKGLKATDQVIVNGLQNAVPGNAVSPHSKSEDK; via the coding sequence ATGAATATTGATGAAAAAAAAATAAAACTGGCTAAAACTACAGGCATGGTGATTATTATTTGCTTGTTGGTTTATATTGCTTTCTTTAAAAAAAGCGCGACTACACCGGCCATACAGCCCCCTTCCGTTGTCGTGATGAAGCCGAAACGTATGGAGATGGTCGAATACATCACCCAAACCGGTAATACCGTGGCCTACAATTCGGTGAATCTGGTTGCCCGAGTTGAGGGCTATCTCAATGAGGTAAATTTTACCGATGGAACGTTCGTCAAAAAAGGGCAATCCTTGTTCGTGATTGAACCGCAACCTTATCTGGACAGCCTGAAAGGGGCTGAGGCAACAGTAGCTGCCCAAAAAGCCAGCCTTGCTTACTCCAAAGCGGAATACGCACGCCAGAAACAAATGTATAAGGAAAACGCGACGTCGTTAAATAGTGTTGAAAAATGGCTGGCTCAAACCGAACAGGCTTCTGCGGAAGTGGACAAGGCCAAAGCCAATGAGAATTCCTCGAAAATTAATTACAGCTATACCCATATCGAAGCCCCGTTTGATGGGCGTATAGGCCGTCATCTGGTTGATCCGGGAAATCTGGTTGGCCATGGTGAGGCAACTAACTTGGCTACTATTGAACAAATCAAACCCATCTATGTCTATTTCAATATCAACGAACTGGATTTACTTAAAATCCGTAAAGCTGCGAGAACCGAAGGCTTAAAACCCAAAGACATCAAGAAGATTCCGGTGCAGGTTGCCATGCAAAATGACTCCGGATTTCCGTATGAGGGACGGCTGGATTTTGTCAATACCGGCCTGAACGCGTCCACTGGGACGATAGAATTCAGAGCGCTCTTGCCCAACAGTGATTACGTATTGCTGCCCGGGCAGTTTGTGCGGGTACGTATCGCCATTTCCCAGCCATCTCCGCAATTAACGGTTCCGGATACCGCCATACAGTACGATCAGATTGGCCCTTATTTATTATTAGTCGACAAAAACAATAGCGTAGTCCTGCAACGGGTGACAACAGGTGCTGTGGAGCAGGGGATGCGCGCTATCGTTAAAGGGTTGAAGGCAACCGATCAGGTTATCGTCAATGGATTGCAAAACGCCGTACCCGGAAACGCTGTTTCTCCCCACTCTAAAAGTGAGGACAAGTAA